AGAACTGCGGAGGATGAAATAGGCAAAGTAGATCAGCAGTGCGATCGCAGAAGCGTTTTGCTTTGGGTCTCCACTCCAGAACTCTCCCCAGGTGTATCGAGCCCAGACCATGCCAGTCACGATACCGAGCACGCCGAATAGACAACCTGCTTTGGCATACGCTTCGGCCCGGATGTCGAAGTACTCATTTTTGCTCGATAGGTATCGGAGCGAATAGACTAGGGATCCTGTCAGCAGGATGATCATCCCAAACCACATGGTGACGTGGTAGTACAGGTTTCGGATGGTCTCGTTGAGGATGGCGAGACGGGGAACCTCCATCAGTAACCCGCCCAAGAGTGCATAGGCGGTGAGCAGCACACCCAAGATTTTCCACCAAGATTTTTTAATTGAAAACATATTAGCTTCTCCATAGGTAGGGAAACAGCAGATAGGCCAGCGTCCCTACGATCATATCAATTGCGAGCAAAGTTAGTAACTCATCGAGACTTTCGGAGCGTGCAATCCCATCTATTGCATTTCGCGAAAGCTTGATGATCATCAATAGGATAGGTATGATGACTGGGAAGGAAAGAATGGCCATGAGCATGCCGTTGTTGTCTGCCTTGGAGGCGATTCCAGACATCAGCGAGAGTGTCGTGGCGAACCCAACCGTGCCTGCTAGAATAATAAGGAGAAAGAAACCGGGGTCTTGCACACGATTACCGAGCACGAGGCTAAACACACCGAAGGCCAAGATGGAGAGTAGGATGAGCAAGCCAGAGTTGTAGAGGATCTTGGAGAGGATGATGCTTTGTGGGCGGACTAGGTTGAAGTAGTAGAGCTGCCGACCTTCCTTTTCTTGGATGAAGCTTTTGGCGACCGTGCTGATGGAGGTGAACAGGATGATGATCCAGTAGAGCGCATTCCAGCTGAACTGATCGACCCGAGCATGTAGCACCTCGAAAGATAGGTAACAGATAAAGATCGTAGAAAAAGTATACAGCAGTATGCCGTTGAGGGCATATTTGTGCCTCCATTCGAGTACGATATCTTTCCACAGCAGTGCCTTGATCTCTTTGAGCATAACAGGGGGCAAATTTAGAGCAAGATTTGCTATAACTTTTCACTTTGATAATTTAAAGCTTTGGATTGCGGGTCAATCCCCTTAGCATTGTGTTTATTTAGTATAAGGAAATAAATGGAAACTATACTCGTAACTGGCAGTGCCGGATTTATCGGCTACCACCTTTCGAAACGATTGCTTGATGATGGTTACAAAGTCATCGGTGTAGACAATCTGAATGATTACTATGATGTCAATCTGAAAAGAGCAAGATTGACTCAATTAGAAACGTACGATCAGTTTTCCTTTTATGAAACAGGCCTGGAAGACAAAACTGGTTTGGAGCAAGTTTTTACTGAAAACACAGTGGAATATGTCGTTAATTTAGCTGCTCAAGCAGGGGTTCGATATTCGATTGAGAATCCAGCAGCTTATGTCAACGCCAACTTGGTCGGCTTTGCCAATATCATTGAAATAAGTAAGAATAATAATGTGAAGCAGTTTTTGTTTGCCTCTTCGAGCTCAGTGTATGGAGCGAATGAAAACATGCCTTTTTCGGTAAGTGACAATGTGGATCACCCCATGTCTCTTTATGCTGCGACCAAAAAATCCAATGAATTGATTGCACACTCTTATGCTTCGTTGTTTGACTTGCCTGTCACGGGACTAAGGTTTTTTACAGTGTATGGTCCTTGGGGTCGGCCAGATATGGCTTTGTTTTTGTTCACTAAAGCGATACTTGCTGGAGAAGAAATCAATGTTTTCAATGAGGGTAAGATGCTTCGAGATTTCACGTATGTGGGCGATATCGTAGAAGGAATCAGTAGGTTACTGAAAAGCCCAGTTGAAATAAATAGGGATTGGGACGGCAAAAACCCAGACCCTTCGTCAAGTTATGCCCCATATCGTTTATACAACATTGGAAACAATGACCCTGTAGAATTGATGGACTTTATCCGAGCGATAGAGGCCAAATTGGGCATCAAGGCTAAAATGAACTTGATGCCATTGCAGCCTGGAGATGTGCCACAAACCTATGCTAATGTAGATGCGCTCATGAAAGACGTCGGGTACAAACCTAGTACGACGATCGAAGAGGGAATCGGAGCATTCGTTGATTGGTACAAAGACTATTACAATGCCTAAAACCTATAACCTAACTTAACTATGAAAGGAATTATTCTCGCAGGAGGATCTGGTACGCGATTGCACCCATTGACGATGGCGATCAGTAAGCAGATGCTTCCTGTGTATGATAAACCCATGATCTATTACCCTTTGTCTACTTTGATGTTGGCGGGGATTCGAGAGATTTTGATTATTTCCACCCCGAGAGATTTGCCATTGTTTCAAGGCTTGCTCGGAGATGGCAAAAGCCTAGGGTGTGAATTTCATTATGCCGTGCAAGAAAGGCCAGAAGGGCTGGCCCAAGCTTTTTTGATTGGAAAGGAATTCATCGGAAAAGAGAAAGTAGCCTTGGTCTTGGGGGATAATATTTTCTATGCTTCTGGGCTGTCCAAAAAACTACAAAGTGCAAGCAATATCGAAGGGGGCTTGGTGTTTGCCTATCATGTCAATGACCCGGAGCGTTATGGAGTGGTCGAGTTTGATGACAAAAAGAAGGCTCTGTCGATTGTGGAAAAGCCAGAAAAACCAAAGTCAAATTTTGCGGTACCTGGGCTCTATTTTTATGACAATGATGTGGTCAATATTAGCGAATCGATCAAGCCTAGTGCACGAGGAGAACTTGAAATCACGTCTGTCAATAGTGAGTATCTACAGCAAGGGCGGCTTAACGTTGAGATTTTGGATAGAGGAACGGCGTGGTTGGACACAGGTACTTTTGCTTCATTGATGCAAGCGGGGTCTTTTGTCCAAGTCATCGAAGAAAGGCAAGGCTTGAAGATCGGATGTATCGAAGAAGTTGCGTACAAAATGAATTTTATTGATGCTAAGGAGTTGGAGGCCTTGGCTCGACCCTTGGTCAAGAGTGGGTATGGAGAGTATTTGATGAATTTAATTGGCGCATAGTATGGAAATCAAGTCATTACATTTGAAAGGGGCTTTTTCGGTACAGCCCAAGCTGTTTCAAGACAATCGAGGGTATTTTTTCGAATGGTTCAATGCCAAACGCTTTGAACAAGAAACGGGGATCGGGTTTGTGCCTGTTCAGTTCAATTCATCTCGGTCTACTAAGGGAGTGTTGCGTGGCATGCATTTTCAAGAGATGCCAGCTAGTCAAACCAAACTAGTCGGCGTGACTCAGGGAGAGATTCAAGACGTGATTGTAGATTTGAGAGAAGGTTCTCCTACCTATGGCCAATATTACTCGGAGGTGATTAGTCAAGAGAAAAAGAATCAGTTGTTCGTGCCCAAAGGGTTTGCACACGGTTTTTTGGTGTTATCTGAGACAGCAGAAATTTTTTATGCGATCGATGACTACTATTCACCAGAGCATGAGAGTGGGATCATGTACAACGACGCTGCTGTAGGCATCGAGTGGCTATTGCCAGAAAACGAAATCATTCTTTCAGAAAAGGACAAACTATACGAACCACTAACTAACAGAACATTAAATTTTCAATACAATGGCTAAGAAAAGAGTACTTATTACAGGAGGAGCAGGATTCCTTGGTTCACATTTGTGTGATCGTTTTTTGAAGGAAGGCTGTCACGTGATTGCTATGGACAATCTGATTACAGGTTCTTTGGACAATATTCAACATTTGTTTCACAGAGAGGATTTCGAGTTTTACAATCACGACGTGTCTAAGTTTGTCCATGTGCCTGGAGACTTGGACTACATCATGCATTTTGCATCGCCAGCTAGTCCGATCGATTATTTGAAGATGCCTATTCAGACTTTGAAAGTAGGTTCTTTGGGTACGCATAATTTGTTAGGGTTAGCTAAGGCTAAAGGAGCAAGAATGCTTATTGCATCTACTTCAGAGGTATATGGAGACCCTTTGGTTCACCCACAGACGGAAGATTATTGGGGTAATGTAAACCCTGTCGGGCCAAGAGGAGTATACGATGAGGCGAAGCGTTTTCAAGAGGCCATGACGATGGGGTATCATACGTTCCATGGTGTGGAGACGCGAATCGTCAGGATATTCAATACCTATGGCCCAAGAATGCGATTGGACGATGGTCGTGTGTTGCCAGCTTTCATTGGGCAAGCTTTGAGAGGAGAAGATTTAACCGCATTTGGTGACGGTTCACAGACGAGATCTTTTTGTTATGTAGATGACCTGGTCGAGGGGATTTACCGATTGCTATTGAGTGATTGTGCTGATCCTGTCAATATAGGCAATCCAGATGAAATCACGATCAATCAATTTGCGGAAGAAATTTTGAAATTGACGGGTAGCAAGTCTAAGATTGTCTATAAGCCATTGCCAACAGATGACCCGAAGCAGCGTCAACCGAACATCACCAAAGCAAAGGAGCTTTTGGGTTGGTCACCGCAATTTTCAAGAAGTGAAGGTTTGAAGCCTACTTTGGAGTATTTTAAGAATAAAGTGAAATAAGATGGATATAAAAGTTGGAGTCATTGGTTTAGGCTATGTTGGCTTGCCGCTAGCAGTCGCAGCAGCAGAGCAGTACGAGGTGATTGGTTTTGACATCAATCAAAAGCGTATCGATGAATTGGTGGCAGGTCATGACCGAACAGGTGAGGTGAGTCAGCAAGGCTTGTCTTCGTCTTCAGTACGTTTTAGTGCGGAAGCACAGGATTTGGCATCTGCCAACTTTTATATAGTGACTGTTCCTACACCCATAGACGAAAACAACAATCCAGACCTTTCGTTGGTGGAGAAAGCCTCCGTTTTGGTGGGAAAGTATCTCAAAAAGGGAGACATAGTAGTCTATGAGTCCACGGTGTTTCCGGGATGTACAGATGAAATTTGTAAACCGATATTGGAGAGAGAGTCTGGTTTGGTTTTCAACCAAGATTTTTATCTAGGGTATTCTCCAGAGCGCATCAATCCAGGAGACAAAGAGCGAGGTGTCAAAGAAATTTTGAAAGTCACAAGTGGCAGTACGGAGGAAATTGCCGCTCGTATCGATGCGTTTTATGCCTCTTTTATTACGGCAGGGACCTATCGAGCGTCTTCCATCAAGGTCGCTGAAGCGGCTAAGGTTATTGAAAATTCTCAGCGAGACATCAACATTGCCTTTGTCAACGAACTCGCGTTGATCTTCAATCGATTGGATATCGATACAGCAGAGGTATTGGAAGCCGCGGGTACCAAGTGGAATTTCTTGCCATTCAAACCAGGGTTAGTCGGTGGGCATTGTATCGGAGTGGATCCTTACTATTTGACGCACAAAGCAGAGAGTGTCGGTTATTTGCCTGAAGTGATCTTGGCAGGTCGCCGGATCAATAGCAACATGGGCAAGTTCGTCGCACAGGAGGTCATCAAGCTGATGACAAAGAATCGTGTGGAGTTGGTGGATGCTCGTGTGCTGGTATATGGCATTACCTTCAAAGAAAACTGTCCAGATGTACGCAATACCAGAGTCATTGATATCATCGAAGAGTTACAGGAGTACAACATCCAGGTGGATGTCTTTGACCCGTTGGCAGATGCGAGCGAAGTGAAAGAAGAATATGGGATAGCATTGGTTTCGGATATCTCTACAACATATAGTGCTCAGATATTGGCCGTCGCTCATAAAGAGTTTGACGAAATTGATTGGAAAAGCCAGTCTGAAAGCAGCCTTATTTATGATGTGAAGGGGGTTTTACCTCGAGGATTGGTCGCCGGATTTCTGTAGGAAGGGAATAGATTTTAAGAATATAATTATTGTTGCTAGATTTGCGCCGCATTTAACCCTGCAAACACCAAATATTTTGAAGAACAATTGCATTTATAAGTACCATGAATCTACCACGCTCTGTTGTAGATAACCTATTCATGCGCAATTCTTAAAATTCAATTTAATTCAAAAAATTTCATACGAAATGGACAGTAGGGTCAGGCATATTGCCAAAAGTATAACATGGAGGATAATAGCCACGGGGACTACCTTGTTGGTGGCGGGCTATATTCAAGATGAGAAGGAAGATGCATTGCCAACGTTTAGTTTACTTGCGTTTTTTGATGTAACCGTCAAAATGCTGATGTATTACCTGCACGAGCGGTTTTGGTTCAACCTCAAAATTGAAATTAATTCTAAATTGAGACATGTGATCAAGGCATTCTCATGGCGGATCATTGCCTCTTTGACTACATTGGTCTTGGTGGTAATATTGTTTCGCGATCAGCCCAATCCGGTCGAAAAGGGAATCACGATTGCTGGTATCGAGTTTTTCTTGAAAATGCTCTTTTATTATGGTCATGAAGAAGCATGGTATCGAATCAACCTGGGCTTGGACAATAGGGAGAAAAACAAAGGGACATCATGACAGAAAATATCATTCCACATAGTCATTCGATCACCCCAGCAGACCGCATCAAAAAATTAGGGTATAAGCCGTTTTTGATCTGGTTTGTAGGGATGTCTGGATCTGGAAAATCTACGTTGGCGAGTGCTCTGGAAGAAAAGCTATTTGCCGATGGTCGAAATACCTACATTCTAGACGGAGACAACATTCGCAGTGGCCTCAACAAGGATTTGGATTTTTCGGACGAAAGTCGAAAGGAAAATATCCGTAGAATCGCTGAAGTATCTAAATTGTTTGTCGATGCTGGTACCGTTGTTTTGACGGCCTTTATTACTCCTTTCGCCGAAGAGCGCGAAAAAGTCAAACAACTGGTGGGTTCAGACAATTACTTGGAGATATTTGTCGATTGCCCGTTGGAGGAGTGTGAAAAACGAGATGTCAAAGGACTATATGCCAAAGCGAGAAGAGGAGAAATCAAGAACTTCACGGGTATAGATTCTCCCTTCGAAAAGCCGACCAACGCTGATATTGTAGTGGAATCACACAAAGTATCTATTGCTGAAGGCGTAGAGGCTATTTATAAAATTGTAAAAGAAAAAATCAACATACATGAGTAACTACAATCTTACGCATATCAAAGAGCTTGAAGCGGAAGCGATTTATATATTAAGAGAAGTTTTCGCACAGTTTGAAAATCCAGCGATCCTGTTTTCAGGAGGGAAAGACTCGATCTGTGTCGCTCACTTGGCACGCAAGGCATTCTTCCCTGCCAAAATTCCTTTCCCATTTGTACATGTGGACACTGGGCACAACTTCCCAGAAACGATGGAATTTAGAAACCAGTATGTTGAGGAACTTGGTGTGAAGCTGATTGTAGGATCGGTACAAAAGTCCATCGATGACGGTGCTGCTACAGAAGAAAAGGGTAAAAATGCCAGCAGAAATGCCATTCAAACGGTCACGCTACTCGATACGATCGAAGAGCATCAGTTTGATGCTTGTATTGGCGGTGCACGTAGGGATGAAGAAAAGGCTCGAGCGAAAGAGCGATTCTTCTCCCACCGAGACGAATTTGGTCAGTGGGACCCTAAAAACCAGAGACCAGAGCTATGGAACATCTTCAACGGCAGATGCCATCAAGGAGAAAACTTCCGAGTTTTCCCATTGAGCAACTGGACAGAAATGGATGTATGGCAGTACATTTTGTCGGAAAACATCGCCTTGCCATCGCTTTACTTCGCGCACGAGCGACAAGTGATCCGCAGAAGCAACACGTGGTTGCCGGTATCTGACTTTATCACGATAGCGGATGACGAGGAAGTAGTTACTAAGAAAATTCGATTCAGAACCTTGGGAGATATTACCATCACCGGAGGAGATGAATCAGATGCCGATACATTGGAGAAAATCGTAGACGAGGTAGCTTCTGCCAGACAAACCGAAAGAGGTAACAGAGAGGATGACAAACGCTCAGAAACCTCCATGGAGGACAGAAAGAAGCAGGGGTATTTTTAACGTCCAGCCATTGGCTGTTGGCAATGAGAGACTTTACAAAATACGAAATTTGGGAGTTAGCGATTGAAATTGCAGAGTTGATTTACGCTTCTTCCAAAGTTTTTCCAGATGAGGAGAAATTTGGCTTGGTTTCTCAGATTAGGAGAGCTTCGGTTTCTATATCTTCAAATATAGCCGAAGGTGCAAGCCGGTCGTCTGACAAAGAGTTTAACAGGTTTTTAGAAATTGCCATGGGCTCATTGTTTGAAGTACGGTCACAAGTATTTTTGGCCAAGAGAATTAAAATTTTAGAAGAAAAAGAGTTTGAAATGTTAGATGGTAAATTATCTGTTCTAGCAAAAAAGATGAACTCCTTAAGAAATAAGTTAAACCATAATCTTAGCTAATAGCTAACTGCTAATAGCCAAAAGCAACTGAACATGGAAAAGCACGATAACAAAGGTTACCTCAACATGGAACTTCTCCGATTCACTACGGCAGGTAGTGTCGATGACGGAAAGAGTACCCTGATCGGTAGATTGCTATATGATTCAAAATCGATATTTGCCGATCAGCTGGAGCAAGTAGCCAAATCAAGTGAGCGAAAAGGTCTCGATCATACAGATTTGGCCCTACTGACAGATGGGTTGAAAGACGAGAGAGAGCAAGGCATCACCATCGATGTGGCCTATAGATATTTCGCTACACCGAAAAGAAAATTTATCATTGCTGATACCCCTGGTCATATCCAGTACACTCGGAATATGGTGACAGGAGCCTCTACTGCCAACTGTGCACTGTTGTTGGTGGATGCCCGAAAAGGAGTAATCGAGCAAACCAGAAGGCATTCTATCATTGCTTCTTTGTTGAAAATACCGCACGTCATCGTGTGTGTCAACAAAATGGATTTGGTCGACTACAGTGAAGAAGTATTCGAAAAAATCAAAGAGGATTACGAAGCATTCGCATCGAAACTTGAGGTGAAAGACGTTCGTTTTATTCCGATCTCTGCGCTCAACGGCGACAATGTAGTGAACCGAAGTGAGGAGATGTCTTGGTATGAGGGCTCTACATTGCTATACACCTTAGAGAACATTCACATTGGTAGTGATCACAACCACATCGATTGTCGCTTTCCGGTGCAGAATGTCATCCGACCAAAAACCGACAAATACCACGACTATAGAGGCTATGCTGGACGTATCGCTAGTGGTGTGTTCAAAGCTGGGGATGAAGTCACAGTGATGCCTTCTGGTTTTAGTTCCAAGATCAAATCCATCGATACTTATGATGGAGCAATTGATGAAGCATTTGCACCTATGTCAGTAACGATACAGTTGGAAGACGAGATCGATATTGGACGTGGCGACATGATCGTTCGTACCAACAACAAGCCAGAGGCAATACAAGACATCGAAGTGATGGTTTGCTGGCTCAATGGCAAAGGGCCGAAACCTCGTGCAAAGTATATCCTGAGACATACGACTTCAGAGGTGAAAGCGATGATCAAGGACATCACTTACAAATTGGATATCAGTACACTCCATAGAAATGAGGAGGACAAAGAAGTCGGTGCAAATGACATTTGTAAAATGCAGTTGAGAACCACAAAGCCTTTGTTGGCTGATTCTTATTCTAAAAACAGAATTACGGGAAGTTTAATTCTAGTAGACGAAGGTACGAATGAGACCGTGGCTGCCGGAATGATTGTGTAAATAGCTGCAGGCTATTTGCAATTGGCTTTTGGCCTTGCTAATAGCTAACGGCCAAAAGCGAATAGCCAAATATGGATTTGAACCAACTTTTAGCAGTAGCGAAGATAGCTGCCAGAGATGCAGCTGCAGAGATTTTGAAAATATACGAAACAGGGGACTTTTCCGTAGAAGCTAAGTCTGATGACTCTCCTTTGACGAAAGCAGACAAAGCCTCTCACCTTGCCATCGTAGCACATCTGGAGAAGACTGGATTGCCCATCTTAAGCGAGGAAGGCAGAGCCATTCCATACAGCGAACGAAGGGGTTGGGATTACTTCTGGATGATCGATCCATTGGATGGGACCAAGGAATTTATCAAACGCAATGGAGAGTTCACGGTCAACATTGCGTTGATTCATCAAGGGCAATCTATTCTTGGCGTAGTACAAGTACCTGTAAAGGACGAATTGTATTATGCAATTCAAGGTAAAGGGGCCTTTAAAGAACTAAACAATGAAACAACTGAACTGCAAGTAAATAGAATCAACTTGCAGGACACAGGCTTGAAAGTAGTTGCTTCGCGTTCGCATCTTTCGGACGAGACACAGGTCTTTATGGATGGACTAGACCATCCAGAGATAGTCAGTATGGGGAGCTCTCTCAAGTTACTGGCTGTGGCAGAAGGAGCAGCCGACCTATATCCACGATTCGCTCCGACCATGGAGTGGGATACCGCCGCAGCACAGGCCATTGTCGAAGAGGCAGGAGGTATAGTGACCATTAAATCAACCTCACAGTCAGTGCTTTATAATAAAGAAGATTTGTTGAATCCCCATTTTTTGGTTTCATGTAAGGCAAAGAGCTAAATGCAGTATGGCGTGGGGTGTATTGCCAAATATTAAAGCAGAATCAAAAGCCCCTTCCGTTTAATTTTTTATCTTGCGCAAAATTTCAGGTTACTATGAGACACCTTTTTCGTGGCGTGCTTTTGTTGTTTTTGGTACTATGTTGTCAATTACACGTTGTTGCGCAGCAAACGCCAAGTATTCAAAACATTAGTAGCATCAATGTAGACGACTTGTCTGACGAGCAGATCCAAAAGTTTATTGATAAAGTTGAGTCGAGTGGCTACTCTGAGGATCAATTGATATTGCTGGCAAAATCTCGAGGCATGAGTGAATTGCAAATTCAAAAGCTCAGGTCAAGGATCGCCAAAGTGAAAAGTGGGTCATCTTCGAATTCTTCGACAAATGGGACGGGTAGATTGAGGAAGTCACCTGAGGAGGAGCAACAGACGAAGGAGCAATCGAACCAAGAGGATTTTGCTTTTGATCCATTTGAAGATATTTTGGTAGATTCATCTGCTTATATTGATGGGCTTAAAATATTTGGGCATCAGTTTTTTGAGAACAGCAGTTTGACTTTCGAAACGGGTCTCAATATGCCTACTCCAGCCAACTATGTGATAGGGCCTGGCGATGAGATGATCATTGACATTTGGGGCGCTTCTGAGCAAACCTACCAGTTGGTGGTATCACCAGAAGGAGCAATTCGTATTCCAAATTTGGGGCCTATTTATGTATCAGGTCTGACTGCTGATGCGGCTAAATCAAAGGTGATTTCACGACTCAAAAAAATATACAGTACTATAGGCCGTAGTTCAAATGCGGATGTGAGCCTAGGTCAAACGAGATCCATCAATGTTCATGTAATTGGAGCAGTCAAAAAACCTGGGACATTTTCCCTTTCTTCTTTTGGTACTGCTTTCAACGCGCTGTATAGTGCTGGTGGACCTAGTGTCGATGGTTCATTGCGAAAAATAGAAATATATCGATCGCGAGAGTTGGTATCAACCATGGATGCTTACGCCTTTATGATTCGAGGCACTGGGGAGAATATCACGCTTCAAGATCAAGATGTGATCATTGTGCGTCCTTATGTCAATAGGGTGAGATTCGATGGTGAAGTGAAGAACCCCGCAATCTATGAAATGATAGATGGAGAGACTTTTGAGGACTTGATGCTTTACTCGGGCGGATTTACCAACAATGCATACCAAGGAATAGTGAACCTCCGAAGAGTCGAGAATAACTTCAAGACGGTGCGGTCTATTGAAATTGGAGAAGCCAGTTCATTTGCGATCAAGAATGGCGATGAATTTGAAGTAGGTAAAATTAAGAATGAATTCGTGGAACGTGTGACCATAGAAGGTCCGGTTATGAACCCCGGAGAGTTTCAACTCAAGGAAGGCATGACTCTTTTGCAGTTGATTAAATCTGCTGACGGCTTACGAGGAGATACATTTATGGACAGAGGAGTCATCATTCGTCAAAATGAAGATTTTTCACTGTCAAATATTTCCTTTAGCCCAGTGAAAGTATTGAATGGGGAGGAGAGTATTGTACTCCGGAGTAATGATATTGTTAAATTTCAGTCCATTTAT
The DNA window shown above is from Reichenbachiella sp. 5M10 and carries:
- a CDS encoding NAD-dependent epimerase; this encodes METILVTGSAGFIGYHLSKRLLDDGYKVIGVDNLNDYYDVNLKRARLTQLETYDQFSFYETGLEDKTGLEQVFTENTVEYVVNLAAQAGVRYSIENPAAYVNANLVGFANIIEISKNNNVKQFLFASSSSVYGANENMPFSVSDNVDHPMSLYAATKKSNELIAHSYASLFDLPVTGLRFFTVYGPWGRPDMALFLFTKAILAGEEINVFNEGKMLRDFTYVGDIVEGISRLLKSPVEINRDWDGKNPDPSSSYAPYRLYNIGNNDPVELMDFIRAIEAKLGIKAKMNLMPLQPGDVPQTYANVDALMKDVGYKPSTTIEEGIGAFVDWYKDYYNA
- a CDS encoding sulfate adenylyltransferase subunit 1; protein product: MEKHDNKGYLNMELLRFTTAGSVDDGKSTLIGRLLYDSKSIFADQLEQVAKSSERKGLDHTDLALLTDGLKDEREQGITIDVAYRYFATPKRKFIIADTPGHIQYTRNMVTGASTANCALLLVDARKGVIEQTRRHSIIASLLKIPHVIVCVNKMDLVDYSEEVFEKIKEDYEAFASKLEVKDVRFIPISALNGDNVVNRSEEMSWYEGSTLLYTLENIHIGSDHNHIDCRFPVQNVIRPKTDKYHDYRGYAGRIASGVFKAGDEVTVMPSGFSSKIKSIDTYDGAIDEAFAPMSVTIQLEDEIDIGRGDMIVRTNNKPEAIQDIEVMVCWLNGKGPKPRAKYILRHTTSEVKAMIKDITYKLDISTLHRNEEDKEVGANDICKMQLRTTKPLLADSYSKNRITGSLILVDEGTNETVAAGMIV
- the cysD gene encoding sulfate adenylyltransferase subunit CysD, which produces MSNYNLTHIKELEAEAIYILREVFAQFENPAILFSGGKDSICVAHLARKAFFPAKIPFPFVHVDTGHNFPETMEFRNQYVEELGVKLIVGSVQKSIDDGAATEEKGKNASRNAIQTVTLLDTIEEHQFDACIGGARRDEEKARAKERFFSHRDEFGQWDPKNQRPELWNIFNGRCHQGENFRVFPLSNWTEMDVWQYILSENIALPSLYFAHERQVIRRSNTWLPVSDFITIADDEEVVTKKIRFRTLGDITITGGDESDADTLEKIVDEVASARQTERGNREDDKRSETSMEDRKKQGYF
- a CDS encoding UDP-glucuronic acid decarboxylase family protein, whose amino-acid sequence is MAKKRVLITGGAGFLGSHLCDRFLKEGCHVIAMDNLITGSLDNIQHLFHREDFEFYNHDVSKFVHVPGDLDYIMHFASPASPIDYLKMPIQTLKVGSLGTHNLLGLAKAKGARMLIASTSEVYGDPLVHPQTEDYWGNVNPVGPRGVYDEAKRFQEAMTMGYHTFHGVETRIVRIFNTYGPRMRLDDGRVLPAFIGQALRGEDLTAFGDGSQTRSFCYVDDLVEGIYRLLLSDCADPVNIGNPDEITINQFAEEILKLTGSKSKIVYKPLPTDDPKQRQPNITKAKELLGWSPQFSRSEGLKPTLEYFKNKVK
- the rfbA gene encoding glucose-1-phosphate thymidylyltransferase RfbA, whose product is MKGIILAGGSGTRLHPLTMAISKQMLPVYDKPMIYYPLSTLMLAGIREILIISTPRDLPLFQGLLGDGKSLGCEFHYAVQERPEGLAQAFLIGKEFIGKEKVALVLGDNIFYASGLSKKLQSASNIEGGLVFAYHVNDPERYGVVEFDDKKKALSIVEKPEKPKSNFAVPGLYFYDNDVVNISESIKPSARGELEITSVNSEYLQQGRLNVEILDRGTAWLDTGTFASLMQAGSFVQVIEERQGLKIGCIEEVAYKMNFIDAKELEALARPLVKSGYGEYLMNLIGA
- a CDS encoding DUF2061 domain-containing protein codes for the protein MDSRVRHIAKSITWRIIATGTTLLVAGYIQDEKEDALPTFSLLAFFDVTVKMLMYYLHERFWFNLKIEINSKLRHVIKAFSWRIIASLTTLVLVVILFRDQPNPVEKGITIAGIEFFLKMLFYYGHEEAWYRINLGLDNREKNKGTS
- the rfbC gene encoding dTDP-4-dehydrorhamnose 3,5-epimerase, with the protein product MEIKSLHLKGAFSVQPKLFQDNRGYFFEWFNAKRFEQETGIGFVPVQFNSSRSTKGVLRGMHFQEMPASQTKLVGVTQGEIQDVIVDLREGSPTYGQYYSEVISQEKKNQLFVPKGFAHGFLVLSETAEIFYAIDDYYSPEHESGIMYNDAAVGIEWLLPENEIILSEKDKLYEPLTNRTLNFQYNG
- the cysC gene encoding adenylyl-sulfate kinase, with amino-acid sequence MTENIIPHSHSITPADRIKKLGYKPFLIWFVGMSGSGKSTLASALEEKLFADGRNTYILDGDNIRSGLNKDLDFSDESRKENIRRIAEVSKLFVDAGTVVLTAFITPFAEEREKVKQLVGSDNYLEIFVDCPLEECEKRDVKGLYAKARRGEIKNFTGIDSPFEKPTNADIVVESHKVSIAEGVEAIYKIVKEKINIHE
- the ccsA gene encoding cytochrome c biogenesis protein CcsA, producing the protein MKKSWWKILGVLLTAYALLGGLLMEVPRLAILNETIRNLYYHVTMWFGMIILLTGSLVYSLRYLSSKNEYFDIRAEAYAKAGCLFGVLGIVTGMVWARYTWGEFWSGDPKQNASAIALLIYFAYFILRSSFEDPQQRSRISAVYNIFAYFAMIPLLFILPRLTDSMHPGNGGNPGFNYFDLDGKLRMIFYPAIVGWTLMGVWFASIKIRIQDIRLTQDL
- a CDS encoding four helix bundle protein; this encodes MRDFTKYEIWELAIEIAELIYASSKVFPDEEKFGLVSQIRRASVSISSNIAEGASRSSDKEFNRFLEIAMGSLFEVRSQVFLAKRIKILEEKEFEMLDGKLSVLAKKMNSLRNKLNHNLS
- a CDS encoding nucleotide sugar dehydrogenase, which produces MDIKVGVIGLGYVGLPLAVAAAEQYEVIGFDINQKRIDELVAGHDRTGEVSQQGLSSSSVRFSAEAQDLASANFYIVTVPTPIDENNNPDLSLVEKASVLVGKYLKKGDIVVYESTVFPGCTDEICKPILERESGLVFNQDFYLGYSPERINPGDKERGVKEILKVTSGSTEEIAARIDAFYASFITAGTYRASSIKVAEAAKVIENSQRDINIAFVNELALIFNRLDIDTAEVLEAAGTKWNFLPFKPGLVGGHCIGVDPYYLTHKAESVGYLPEVILAGRRINSNMGKFVAQEVIKLMTKNRVELVDARVLVYGITFKENCPDVRNTRVIDIIEELQEYNIQVDVFDPLADASEVKEEYGIALVSDISTTYSAQILAVAHKEFDEIDWKSQSESSLIYDVKGVLPRGLVAGFL
- a CDS encoding heme exporter protein CcmB, with product MLKEIKALLWKDIVLEWRHKYALNGILLYTFSTIFICYLSFEVLHARVDQFSWNALYWIIILFTSISTVAKSFIQEKEGRQLYYFNLVRPQSIILSKILYNSGLLILLSILAFGVFSLVLGNRVQDPGFFLLIILAGTVGFATTLSLMSGIASKADNNGMLMAILSFPVIIPILLMIIKLSRNAIDGIARSESLDELLTLLAIDMIVGTLAYLLFPYLWRS